A stretch of Pseudomonas sp. 7SR1 DNA encodes these proteins:
- the fba gene encoding class II fructose-bisphosphate aldolase (catalyzes the reversible aldol condensation of dihydroxyacetonephosphate and glyceraldehyde 3-phosphate in the Calvin cycle, glycolysis, and/or gluconeogenesis), whose product MALISMRQMLDHAAEFGYGVPAFNVNNLEQMRAIMEAADKTDSPVIVQASAGARKYAGAPFLRHLILAAIEEFPHIPVCMHQDHGTSPDVCQRSIQLGFSSVMMDGSLGEDGKTPTDYEYNVRVTQQTVAMAHACGVSVEGELGCLGSLETGMAGEEDGIGAEGVLDHSQMLTDPEEAADFVKKTQVDALAIAIGTSHGAYKFTKPPTGDVLAIDRIKEIHKRIPNTHLVMHGSSSVPQEWLAIINQYGGDIKETYGVPVEEIVEGIKHGVRKVNIDTDLRLASTGAMRRLMATNPSEFDPRKFLGATVTAMRDVCIARYEAFGTAGNASKIKPISLEGMYQRYLKGELNAKVN is encoded by the coding sequence ATGGCACTTATCAGCATGCGTCAGATGCTGGACCACGCAGCCGAGTTCGGCTATGGCGTTCCAGCCTTTAACGTCAACAACCTTGAGCAGATGCGCGCCATCATGGAAGCCGCTGACAAGACTGACTCTCCGGTGATCGTCCAGGCTTCGGCCGGTGCTCGTAAATACGCCGGCGCCCCGTTCCTGCGCCACCTGATCCTGGCGGCGATCGAAGAATTCCCGCACATCCCGGTGTGCATGCACCAGGACCACGGCACCAGCCCGGACGTCTGCCAGCGCTCCATCCAGCTGGGCTTCAGCTCGGTCATGATGGACGGTTCCCTGGGCGAAGACGGCAAGACCCCGACCGACTACGAATACAACGTGCGCGTCACCCAGCAGACCGTGGCCATGGCCCACGCTTGCGGCGTTTCCGTGGAAGGCGAACTGGGTTGCCTGGGCTCGCTGGAAACCGGCATGGCCGGCGAAGAAGACGGCATCGGCGCCGAAGGCGTGCTGGACCACAGCCAGATGCTGACCGACCCCGAAGAAGCCGCCGATTTCGTCAAGAAAACCCAGGTCGATGCCCTGGCCATCGCCATCGGCACCAGCCACGGCGCCTACAAGTTCACCAAGCCGCCTACCGGTGACGTGTTGGCGATCGACCGCATCAAGGAAATCCACAAGCGCATCCCCAACACCCACCTGGTGATGCACGGTTCGTCCTCGGTGCCTCAGGAATGGCTGGCGATCATCAACCAGTACGGCGGCGACATCAAGGAAACCTACGGCGTGCCGGTTGAAGAGATCGTCGAAGGCATCAAGCACGGCGTGCGCAAGGTCAACATCGACACCGACCTGCGCCTGGCCTCCACCGGTGCCATGCGCCGCCTGATGGCAACCAATCCGAGCGAATTCGACCCACGCAAATTCCTCGGCGCCACCGTCACCGCCATGCGTGACGTGTGCATCGCCCGTTACGAAGCGTTCGGCACCGCCGGCAATGCTTCGAAGATCAAGCCGATCTCCCTGGAAGGCATGTACCAGCGTTACCTGAAGGGTGAGTTGAACGCCAAGGTCAATTGA
- the epd gene encoding erythrose-4-phosphate dehydrogenase: protein MPQPRPYRVALNGYGRIGRCVLRALFERGAKAGFEIVAINDLADMASIEYLTRFDSTHGRFPGEVRVEGDCLHINGDCVKVLRSATPEGIDWASLDVDLVLECSGAYHTREDGQRFLAAGAPRVLFSQPMASEADVDATIVYGVNQDCLTGEELLVSNASCTTNCGVPLLRLLDQAIGLEYVSITTIHSAMNDQPVIDAYHHEDLRRTRSAFQSVIPVSTGLARGIERLLPELAGRIQAKAVRVPTVNVSCLDMTMQTVSDTDATEVNRILREAATSGPLKGLLAYTELPHASCDFNHDPHSAIVDASQTRVSGPRLVNILAWFDNEWGFANRMLDVAGHYLQAATSLSDSQRSVSKKPAL from the coding sequence ATGCCCCAACCGCGTCCCTACAGAGTTGCACTCAACGGCTACGGCCGGATTGGTCGTTGCGTCTTGCGTGCGTTGTTCGAGCGAGGAGCCAAGGCCGGGTTCGAGATTGTGGCCATCAACGATCTGGCCGACATGGCCAGCATCGAATACCTGACACGCTTTGACTCCACCCACGGCCGGTTTCCCGGCGAAGTGCGGGTCGAGGGCGATTGTCTGCATATTAACGGCGACTGCGTGAAGGTCTTGCGCAGTGCCACCCCCGAAGGCATCGATTGGGCGTCCCTGGATGTCGATCTGGTGCTCGAGTGCTCTGGCGCCTACCACACCCGCGAAGACGGCCAGCGTTTTCTCGCTGCCGGCGCGCCACGGGTGTTGTTCTCCCAGCCGATGGCCAGTGAAGCGGACGTGGACGCCACCATCGTCTACGGCGTGAACCAGGATTGCCTGACCGGCGAAGAGCTGCTGGTGTCCAACGCGTCCTGCACCACCAACTGCGGCGTGCCGCTGTTGCGCTTGCTGGACCAGGCCATCGGCCTGGAATACGTGTCGATCACCACCATCCACTCGGCGATGAACGATCAGCCGGTGATCGACGCCTATCACCATGAAGACTTGCGCCGCACCCGGTCGGCGTTCCAGTCGGTGATTCCGGTGTCCACTGGTCTGGCGAGAGGCATCGAACGGCTGCTGCCGGAACTTGCGGGACGAATTCAGGCCAAAGCCGTGCGGGTGCCGACGGTCAACGTGTCCTGCCTCGATATGACGATGCAGACCGTGAGCGATACCGACGCCACCGAGGTCAACCGGATCCTGCGCGAAGCCGCCACCAGCGGCCCGCTCAAAGGCTTGCTGGCCTATACCGAGTTGCCTCATGCCAGTTGTGACTTTAACCATGATCCTCATTCGGCCATCGTCGACGCCAGCCAGACCCGCGTTTCCGGGCCTCGGCTTGTGAACATCCTGGCCTGGTTCGACAACGAATGGGGATTTGCCAACCGAATGCTGGACGTTGCCGGGCACTACCTGCAGGCGGCGACTTCGCTTTCTGATTCCCAGCGTTCTGTTTCAAAAAAACCTGCTCTCTAA
- a CDS encoding MliC family protein — MKGFIAIMALALLAGCAQLNLLHSSEPVAGWTTWTCDSEAKVIWRYTDDTRNAVEVRLGGAEQVYRLKQEPGASGALYSDDMLAFHIKGEEGLAYWVATNDLIGRGCKAQ, encoded by the coding sequence ATGAAAGGCTTTATCGCCATCATGGCGTTGGCATTGCTGGCCGGTTGCGCGCAGTTGAACCTGTTGCATTCGTCCGAACCGGTGGCGGGTTGGACGACCTGGACTTGCGACAGCGAGGCCAAGGTCATCTGGCGCTATACCGACGATACCCGCAATGCTGTCGAGGTGCGCCTCGGCGGCGCCGAGCAGGTGTATCGCCTGAAGCAGGAACCGGGTGCGTCGGGTGCGCTGTACAGTGACGACATGCTGGCGTTCCATATCAAGGGTGAGGAAGGCCTGGCGTATTGGGTCGCCACCAATGATCTGATCGGACGCGGTTGCAAGGCCCAGTAA
- a CDS encoding phosphoglycerate kinase codes for MTVLKMSDLDLQGKRVLIREDLNVPVKDGVVTSDARILASLPTIKLALEKGAAVMVCSHLGRPTEGEFSAENSLKPVADYLSRALGREVPLVADYLGGVDVKAGDVVLFENVRFNKGEKKNADELAQQYAALCDVFVMDAFGTAHRAEGSTHGVAKFAKIAAAGPLLAAELDALGKALGAPAKPMAAIVAGSKVSTKLDVLNSLSQICDQLIVGGGIANTFLAAAGHPVGKSLYEPDLLDTAREIAAKVSVPLPVDVVVAKEFAESAKATVKAIADVAEDDMILDIGPQTAANFAELLKASQTILWNGPVGVFEFDQFGNGTKVLAQAIAESPAFSIAGGGDTLAAIDKYRVADRISYISTGGGAFLEFVEGKVLPAVEILESRAKA; via the coding sequence ATGACCGTGTTGAAGATGTCCGACCTCGATCTGCAAGGTAAGCGCGTACTGATCCGCGAAGACCTCAACGTCCCCGTCAAGGACGGTGTCGTCACCAGCGACGCGCGCATCCTGGCTTCGCTGCCGACCATCAAGCTGGCCCTGGAAAAAGGCGCGGCCGTGATGGTCTGCTCGCATTTGGGCCGTCCAACCGAGGGCGAGTTCTCGGCCGAGAACAGCCTCAAGCCAGTGGCCGACTACCTGAGCCGCGCCCTTGGCCGTGAAGTGCCGCTGGTGGCCGACTACCTGGGTGGCGTGGACGTAAAGGCCGGCGACGTCGTGCTGTTCGAGAACGTGCGCTTCAACAAGGGCGAGAAGAAGAACGCCGACGAGCTGGCGCAGCAATATGCCGCCCTGTGCGACGTGTTCGTGATGGACGCCTTCGGTACCGCGCACCGTGCCGAGGGTTCGACCCATGGCGTGGCGAAGTTCGCCAAGATCGCGGCGGCGGGCCCATTGCTGGCCGCCGAACTGGATGCGCTGGGCAAGGCCCTGGGCGCTCCCGCCAAGCCGATGGCCGCCATCGTGGCCGGTTCCAAGGTCTCCACCAAGCTCGACGTGCTGAACAGCCTGAGCCAGATCTGCGATCAGTTGATCGTCGGCGGTGGTATCGCCAATACCTTCCTGGCGGCCGCCGGTCATCCGGTCGGCAAATCCCTTTACGAGCCGGACCTGCTGGATACCGCCCGTGAAATCGCCGCCAAGGTCAGCGTGCCGCTGCCGGTGGACGTCGTGGTCGCCAAGGAATTCGCCGAAAGCGCCAAGGCCACCGTCAAGGCGATCGCCGACGTGGCTGAAGACGACATGATCCTGGACATCGGTCCGCAGACCGCGGCCAATTTCGCCGAGCTGTTGAAGGCTTCCCAGACTATCCTGTGGAACGGCCCGGTGGGCGTGTTCGAATTCGATCAGTTTGGCAACGGCACCAAGGTCCTGGCCCAGGCTATCGCCGAAAGCCCGGCGTTCTCCATCGCAGGTGGCGGCGATACCCTGGCGGCCATCGACAAGTACCGCGTGGCTGACCGGATTTCCTACATTTCGACCGGTGGCGGTGCGTTCCTCGAATTCGTCGAGGGCAAGGTGCTGCCGGCGGTGGAAATCCTCGAAAGCCGGGCCAAGGCCTGA